The genomic segment GCCGATCTGCTGTGCTTTGCCCGTCCCTAAGGTGGATATTCGGGAATGCGGCGAACATAGTCGCGCGTTTCCACTTCTCGAAATTACAAAAATGCCCGACGCTGATGTAAATCTTACTAAGCCGCACGACCTCTCCTGCGGTCCCCAGCCGTACACAATGAATAAAGCGCTTGCGGAAACCATTGCTACTCTATTACGGATCCGCTCAATCGCCGGTCGATGATAAGGAGATACCAGTGGCACGTGGTTTGCGTTGCTCCGTCCGATATCACAATCCATATCAGGAGAACGTCATGGTTGCGAAGAAAGAGAGCGCGTCCAAAAGCAAGGACGCGATCGAAGTATTGATTCAGCAGCACAAGGAAGTACAAAAAATGTTCAAGGATTTCGAGAAGCTGAAGGAAGGAGATGAAGCGGAAAAAGCCGCGCTTGTGAAGGAGTGCTGTGCGAACTTGAAGATTCACGCCCAAATCGAGGAAGAGATCTTCTATCCGGCGGCTCGTGAGGCGCTTAGGGATGGCGACGATCTGCTCGACGAGGCGGAGGTCGAGCACGCCAGCGTCGAAGACTTGATCACGCAACTAGAAGGCATGACGCCCGGCGATGATCTGTATGACGCCAAATTCACGGTGCTCGGGGAATACACGAATCACCATATCAAGGAAGAGCAGGACGAGATGTTCCCGAAAGTCAAAAAGGCGAAGCTCGATCTAGGTGCGATTGGCAAGCAGCTCGAGCAACGCACCATGCAGCTCAAAGGAAAGATGGGCTTGCTTGGCGAATGAACACTCGTGGCAGAAACGAAAGGGGCAAAACTAGCTGCCCCTTTGCGCTACTTTCACGTACTTATCGTGCCTAACCTTAGGAGAATAATATGGATAACGACAAAGTCGTCTCTACACTGAACAATCTAATTGAAACCTGCAAAGACGGCGAACAGGGATATAAGACCTGCGCTGAAAATGCAAAGGATAGCAAACTTAAAAGTGTATTCAACGATGGCGCGCGGCGTTGCGCCGAAGGTGCGCGCGAATTGCAGTCGCAAGTTGGACGCCTCGGTGGCGACGCAGATACCAAGGGCAGCGTGTCTGGCGCGGTGCATCGCGGCTGGGTCAACCTCAAGGCGAGCATCACCGGCAAAGACGACAAGGCGATTCTAAATGAAGCCGAGCGCGGCGAAGACGTCGCCAAAAAAGCGTACAAGGAGGCGCTCGAAACGGATTTGCCAAGCGATCTTCGCATAATCGTCCAGCGTCAGTATGAAGGCGTCATGCAAAATCACGACAACGTTAAAGCGCTGCGCGACAGTTACCGCGCCACGTAGCGTTGCCGTTCCCTAAAAATTCCCGCGCTGACGGGAATTTTTATGGCGAATGCTTGCGTCTCAGGGCAGGGAGCCATAAGCCTTATGCCGTGTCGCCGGCATTGACTGGTTGCGGCTCGCGCGCGGCTTCCGCATCGTCGCGGGATAGGCCGCCGTAGTCCTCGTTGATGGATTCAAGGCTCGCGTGTGCGCGGGTACTGGTTTTCTCATTGATGGATTCAAGCGCAAATTCATTTACATCGTTTTTGACGTGTCCCACGTGTCCCACGTGTCCCCTAGTGTCTAACTCTATGACGCCATTAGCATTTATGGGGACAGACTCTGGGACTCGTTCATTTTGCCGTTGTGTCCCATGTGTCCCGTTTGTGTCCCGCCCGCCTTCATGGGACACGCGGGACACGCTGGCTTTTTCTTCGTGTCCCGTTGCCTCATGCTCGTAAGCCTTTGTATCTATTGGCGTTTCAGGCTGCGGGAACAAGGGACACCCCGGACACCGGTTTTTTGATGTTTCCGTAGAATGCTCAAGTCCATCAGGCGTCCCACATAGCAGAAGTGAATTTATAGCAACGCGTGCGCCCAATGTCCGGCAAGCATTCCCGTACTGATGATTTCCCTTCGCTATCCGGTTCGAGCCATCCTGCTTCGATCAAGACGCGCGCCACAGTCCGCATATCGAACCCGGCGCAAACCTCATTCTTGAAAGACTCTGGCAGCACATAAAAGCGCATCGCGCCGTTGTCCGTTTTTCTGAAACCAGCGCGGTTAATCGTTCTCGAATTATCCGGCGCACTGAAGTCAGTAAACCGCGCATCGCCATGCGTCTCAAAGAACGCCTTGACGCTTCCGAGTATCGCCGCTCGTTCCTGATTGCCAGCGCCGCCGCGCTGTTCAAGCCAAGCCTTGAAGCAAGTGACCGCCGCCCGTTCAGCTTCGCCCGGCTGCCAGCCGGTAATGCCGTAATAGGTTGCAAGTTCGCCCGCCGCCGCGATCAGCGCGAAGCGTGCGCACACCCGGTGCGCTTGTCCGCTCGCATCTGCCGGCAGATTGTCAGCGACGAACTGCGCGGTTAATTGTTTGATGGTGTCCGGCAGGGCGGCTAGGTTCTCAGCTTCCGTAACGGATTTCGAGAAAGGCAATTGCCGCCGTTCCGTAGTACTGCGCCGCCCCTTCGATCAGCGCCTTGGAAAGCGCCGCGCCCGAAACGTGATCGTGAAGCTTGTTGAACAAACCCAAGCCTGCGCCCGCATCTGCCGGTATATCAAGCAAGCGGATTTCCTGACCGGCTTTGGCTTTCTTGCCGCCGTCGCGCATATGTTGGGCAAGGCCGATTTCCCCGTTGGATAAAAACAGCAAGCGCCAATCGCTGCACTTTCTCGCAGCGCCGGTGCGTCCGGCTCGTGTCTTGCCGCCGCCATTGGCGAGCATGTAAGCGTTTTCACCCGCTTCTCGCGGGTCGCATTGCGCGAGTTCGTCGAGAATCAGCAAGGTATCGGAATGCAGCGCCGCCAATCCCTCAAGGCCGTTGGTAGTCGCCCGCCAGCGCTTCGCGTAATCCGGTGCGCCGTAGACTGACGCTGCGACTTTCAGCGCCGTGGTTTTGCCAGTACTCGATTCGCCGACTAGATTTAGCCCGCCCGATTCCGCGCCCGATGCGTTCAGCAGCATGGCCGCGAATGCGACCGAAACCGATAGC from the Burkholderiales bacterium genome contains:
- a CDS encoding PA2169 family four-helix-bundle protein — its product is MDNDKVVSTLNNLIETCKDGEQGYKTCAENAKDSKLKSVFNDGARRCAEGARELQSQVGRLGGDADTKGSVSGAVHRGWVNLKASITGKDDKAILNEAERGEDVAKKAYKEALETDLPSDLRIIVQRQYEGVMQNHDNVKALRDSYRAT
- a CDS encoding hemerythrin domain-containing protein, with the protein product MVAKKESASKSKDAIEVLIQQHKEVQKMFKDFEKLKEGDEAEKAALVKECCANLKIHAQIEEEIFYPAAREALRDGDDLLDEAEVEHASVEDLITQLEGMTPGDDLYDAKFTVLGEYTNHHIKEEQDEMFPKVKKAKLDLGAIGKQLEQRTMQLKGKMGLLGE
- a CDS encoding DUF927 domain-containing protein, whose protein sequence is MFSVSEHGVFYKTKDDELQWICSHLKIAALVRDKGSENWGRLLEFKDADGTVHRWAMPMEMLSGGGELLRAELLRLGLQIASGAAARNRLAEYITTIKTTKRARCVNRTGWYGGAFVLPERTIGGASEQVIYQAESSARDYRQAGTLEQWRAEVAALCAGNSRLVLSVSVAFAAMLLNASGAESGGLNLVGESSTGKTTALKVAASVYGAPDYAKRWRATTNGLEGLAALHSDTLLILDELAQCDPREAGENAYMLANGGGKTRAGRTGAARKCSDWRLLFLSNGEIGLAQHMRDGGKKAKAGQEIRLLDIPADAGAGLGLFNKLHDHVSGAALSKALIEGAAQYYGTAAIAFLEIRYGS